DNA from Labrus bergylta chromosome 3, fLabBer1.1, whole genome shotgun sequence:
ACATCCCAAAATCAGGATGTTCAAACgcccccccccacaaaaaatatatactttcaCGATACCATTTGTCTATAAAAATTAGCATCAAGCTGTGAAGAAGACTTGAAGCTAAAGATTGAGACCATAAACTCATTCAGAAAATGTTCACAAGGTTATCAATTTAGTATGAAGTCGGCTGATTTTTCTCATAGACTTCTATGGCGGAGTATCAGGGCCACGTTAAAGGGAAAACAAATTATGCGCCAAGAGATGTTTAGTAAAAGTATTTCCTTTTCTGTGAAACCTTATCCAAAGAACAACTTCAAGAGATGCTCCACgttcctcattttcaaacaggcagctgctgctcttctgatataagTAGATTAAAAtaacgactttaatctcgtaaatttacgactttcaTCTCTTAAGAATGTATTCTTGTAAATAGATGAGCGAAATATCTAAATATCTGATTTCCTCCCCTTAATGTGGCCCTAATACTCATTTGTAGATTTCTATTTAATTCacaatttttttgttgtaagTGTTACTATCGTTTGTTGGGTTTCAATGGAattgcaatggattgtgggatgtgtagtccCTTCACTCCCAGAAAATAATTACAGTACACAGTTTTGTGCCTTTGCCATTTTTTCGGTTTTCTGACCGTTTTTTTGGCcagattaaatgttttacagTCACAAGTATTCAGGTAGCTGGTTGGTTTGGTTCCAGGATTAGAATTATTGATATAAGGATATTGTGAAATATCAATAGAGGATTAATgggcgccccctgctgactgtGAGGGGTAACATTTAGAGGATTCTCTTCAGAGcacacaacacaaaccacaaacacatgaatacatttaaatgtttttttattgtcattcatTGTCCACGCACTCCAAAGTGTGACTGCCCACAGGTCAGGTGGGGTCGATGATAACGGCGTTGCCTGTGAGGATTTAGTTGGCAGCGAGGATCTGGTCAACCCAGCCACGGAGCTCGGTGACACGGGCGTAGACGGCGGGAGTGGAGGTGGAGCAACGGCTGCTTCCCCAGGACACGATACCGACCAGAGTCCAGACGTTGTCCTTCTGGCAGACCAGGGGACCGCCAGAGTCTCcctgaaaaaaagagcaaattaTTAGAAATACTGCAAAGAGCAAAGGGAAAAGAGAGACCAAAAAGTGGGCGGGGCCTCACCATGCAGGAGGTGGCTCCAGCTCCACCAGCGCAGATCATCACGTCGGAGATGTTGCTACCCCAGTGGGACTTGCACTGAGTGTTGGAGAGCAGGGGAAGAGCGGCCTGCTGCAGCTGGTTGGGAGTGCTGGGAGCTGTGGGAGGAGaacaaaacactcaaacacatccTCCACTTTCAGAATAAAGTCTGACTCAAAACCTTAAGAATCAAGAACACAATCAGAGAGGTTGTTCAGCCTCACCGTTGTAGCGCATCAGACCCCATCCGGAGGTGACGCAGGTCATGCCAGCGGGGAAGTTGTCAGAGGAGTCGGCGAGGCAGACGGGAGACACGTTGGATCCCAGGCGAGCGGGGCTGGACAGCTTGATCAGGCTGATGTCGTTGTTGATGGTTGATGGGTTCCAGCCGGGGTGGGTGAACACCTGAAGAGAGCGGAGGAAGGATGAGTGGTGGGGGAATAGTCAGGGGCGGATCCAGAGTTTTCTGACTAGGGTGGCACAGCTGGGGAAAtgacttgtgcaggggtggcctgaagtatGTAACATTTATTTACCTTTCTGTCTCCAATAATCATATCTACTTTAACCACTAACATTTCAGAATCAAAGTGTTATCTTCCTGAATAGCTTAATTAGTAGCTGAATTCTTTACCACCCCTGGATCAACTGCTAAAACAATATGTCCTGGAAGCTGATTTGCCGATTGGTTGATTGGCTGAGTGACAGATTGACTGATTGGCTGTTCTCACCTTGGCGGGCTTCAGTTTCTGAATAGCCTCATTAGAGCCGTATCCCTTGTTGTGCTCTCCAAGGACCACGTTGTGGTAGGTCCTGACAGGAACAGCAGAAAGCAACGATTTAAAGGGCCAGTACACACATCTTCTATATGTTTGCAATTTGCTCTCGTCTCTTTTACTGCTTTAATTTTCTGATTCAAACACATCCCTGAGCTTGTACCTACAGACCATGACCATTAACAAACATACTATCTTTTCATCCGATTCAATCTAACATGAGTTGCAGCTAGCTGGCATTTTAAGCATGTTATAACTATCTGTGAGGTGAAGGAACCATTAGGACTGAAGCTGACAGCCACAGGTGGAGTCGTGAGGTGATGAACTGACCTGACGTTGCAGTGAGCAGCGGTAACAACCCAGTTCTCGTTGATCAGAGATCCTCCACAGAAGTGGAAGCCGCTGGATTGCTGAGAGTAGAAACAAGCTGAAGTCAGtcacaggaagagaaaacagtAAGAGAGCAGTTTGTGTTGGTGGTGTTCAGCTGACTCACCTGCAGGGACACCTGCCAGGGCCAGGAGTGAGGCACGGCCTCCTCACCGTTGACGATGCGGGCGTAGCCAGACACCTGGGGAGGGATGGCGGGGGTGCCGCAGCCTGACAGGACGACAGAAGACAGAAGTTAAAGGGATATTCTGCCTGAGTGAAGGTCTTTGACTCAACGTGATGAAACATCGAGCATTCCTCACTTCTTAAAAAACGTAGCAAATACGGTATCAGATGGGTGGCACATCAGTGGGTAGCAAATTAGTtagagaacagaaaacagtttgttcagataaataatataaaatcaGATCTGTACAATATTAATATTGGGGTACCTCAGGGGTCAGTCCTAGGAccaaaactgtttattttgtgcATCAATGATTTTGTTAATATTTCCAAACTGCTCAAGTGTATTCTATTTGCAAATGATACCATCTTATTTTATTCTGGGAATAAAACATcacagatgttggatgtagtcataaaataaaataaaagaatggtttattataaataaattatcactgaatcttgaaaaaacaaatgtcatgaTATTTAGTAGGGGAAAGCATTGATGCTTCAATTAATGTAGAAGGCATTGAAATTCAGAGTAAAGGAAACTAAGTTTTCAGGTGTCATGTTTGATTCAAATCTGAACTGGAAATAACatataaatgatataaaaatgaaaatgtcaaaagtaCTTGCTCTGCTACACAAAGTTAAAGATTCATTAGATAATAAAGCATTTTACACTTTATAAAACTCACTGATTCTTCCATATCTCACATATTGTGTTGAAGTATGGGGAAGTGCTTGTAAAACATTCACCCATTCAATTTACATTTAGCAAAAAAGAGCCATGAGAATCATCAGTAGAAGTCGGTATTGAGATCCATCAAACCTGCTATTCATTCagttaaagttgttgaaatttCATGAATTAGTTGATTACAGTATTCTGCAAACAGTACAGTACACGTtgccaaaaaaacatcaaaaacagattagaaaaaaaaggaaagccgTTATAATTTAAAAGGAACAGAGACCTATGACTCCATGTTcttaatgtgtgtgagtgtaaagaGTTGTGGGAGTGTGTCTCACCGTAGGCGGCGCTGACGAAGGCGAGGCAGGAAACGATCCAGAGGAAGGCCATGGTGTCGATGACAATGATGATTTGTTGGAGGAGCGAGCCGCTCCTATATACCTGAACCTGCCCGGccctcaaccaatcagagcagccGCTGATTTGTCCAGCTGCTTATCAGAGACGAGGCAATGCAAACTTCTCATGAGTTACACGCCCTGACCTGTTCaaacaccccccaaaaaatgaatACTTAGATGGtcacatgtgtttttaaaaatgagcaTCAAGCTGTGAAGAAGACTTGAAGCTAAAGATTGAGACCATAAACTAATTCAAAAAACGTTTACAAGGTTATCAATTTAGCATGAAGTTGGCTGATTTTTCTCATAGACTTTTATGGCGGCGTATCAATGCCACGTTAAAGGGAAAACAAATTATCTGCCAAAAgatgtttagtgttttttttcacagctacCATAAGAGTCAGCCCTAAGTGTCCAACGACACTTAAATGCCTATTGGATAATCATTTTAtctgcacctttaatgtttgcactgactgttgtttaaaatcttttttcatacattttgcaCTACCTTCATTTAAGTCACTGCTGTGCATACAGTgcataaacaacacaaacttcGGTAGGtctacactttttattttcatgtacaGGTCTAATTTTACCAATGTTCCTTAAACTGTTTATAGGGTCCATTTAAATTGcatgtatatttttaattcCTGCACGGGGTTATGTTCAATTTTCTTTGTATTAGTCTGTTTTTACTTGCACagctttcattttaattaatgtACGGGCTTacttaaatctttgttttgggttaatatatatgtgtatgGGAGGAGGGGAAAGCGGttgcttgttttatttgtaacaaatgtttcatgttgtgCATGTCTTTGTAaactgctactggatgctttgaaaatccctcaggatcaataaactatctatctatctatctatcatatatatatatagatatatatatatctgtctATCTAGTAAATGTATTTCCTGATCTGTGAAACCTTTACTGAAGTATAACTTCATGAGATGCTCCATgttcctcattttcaaacaggcagctgctgctcttctgatataagtagactaaaataacgactttaatttcgtaaatttacgactttctTCTCTTACAAATGTATTCTTGTGAATGGATGATCTAATATCTAAATCTCtgatgggattagttacttctgatggatactacacagcagtctctaccatcagtgtttgaatgtgtaggtgtgacctgcggtgtaaaagcactttgagtagtcagaagaccaggaAAGAAATACACGCTCATGTCATTTTACCATTTTTCCCCGAGTCGCTGTAAGAAAGAAAGCAAGTTGAAAGCCCTTCTTTGTTTGCTTAGACCTCGCACCCCAAAACAACATCATTGTTATAAATGATCTATAATTGGGACACAATAGAGCGCCCCCTGTGGTTGAGATTTATCATAATCAACCTTGATATTTCACTCAAGCTAACTTTTCCATATTTCTCTCAAAATCCAACCAGTGAAAAATAGTTtcagttaaaagttaaaagaaacAATTGAGCTCAACAGAAGTAAAACACCCATTAATTTTCTCCAGGTGGATTTGATAAtcagccatgatgtcataaccatccaagGTACACTGACCACGAGCTACATGAGTGTGAGACGATGCTGTGCTCCTGTAGAAGACACAAGTCTGTATGATATCAacctcattttaagaaaaactaGTGCAGTGCCTGCTCAGAATGtgcttgtttttaatgtctttggTGAGAACGTGGCTGCATGGTTAGGATTGCGCTTGGGGCAACGTGTAGTTCTGTGGTCAGCCAAGGTGCCCAAATGAGCTCTGGAGCGAGGGATTTCATCCGACTTTTGTAAACGACGGTTAGCTAACGAGTGACTAAACAACATTGCCTCGGGCGAGTGTCCTTCTGCCCGTGCGCCGTGGTGTGTTGTTTCCGCTCTTCTCATATTTCCAGTAGGTTTTGATTCCATCGCATTGCGCGGCACAGcaaaataattttaaatgttttagcaaAAATATGAgctcattttaaattaagaatcAGCACTGCTCTTCCTTGGGTCCAGAGCAATACACCCGCCAAGTCTGACGAATGGTTGTGTAGAACCtaaaccaacaaacacacacacacacacacacacacacacacacacacacacacacacacacacacacacacacagattcctGTATTTAGAGATAGATATGGTTTATTTACGATCTATGGGGacagaactacactacccacaatcctagagtgtcacagcaatgtctctgattggtggagcctgctgttaccatgacaatgTTTCCCGCCTGAGTGAACATTGGCTGTCGCCTGCTACCACTGAAGTTCACCAcgatatataaacacaaactatAAAATATGACGACATGATTATCAACAATATAAACTCTACGATGAAGACAAATGTAGAAAGACGGTCTGTGTACAATCAGATAGAAGAGTGCTAAACTACTGTTTGTTGGGTTTCAATGGAATCGCAATGGATCGTGGAATGTGTAGTTCCTTCACTCccagaaaacaaatgaagtaCGCAGTCttcatttgcctttttttcttagttttcCAGCTGTTAATTTggcaaaacaaatgttttatagtcaTGAGTATTCGAGAAGCCGGTTGGTTTGGTTCCAGGATTTGAAATATTGatattttgggactttttgaaatgtcaatggaggatttAAATGGGGCAATTTACTCCGAAGCAGAGCCGCCAAAAAAAAGTGGGCGGTCATTGTTGAGTTGTATTTCAGCCACTTATCTTTAAGTAGAGGCTGTGATTGAgggcgccccctgctgactgtGAGGGGTAACATTTAGAGGATTCTCTTCAGTGcacacaacacaaaccacaaacacatgaatacatttaaatgtttttttattgtcattcatTGTCCACACACTCCAAAGTGTGACTGCCCACGGTCAGGTGGGGTCGGTGATAACGGCGTTGCCTGTGAGGATTTAGTTGGCAGCAAGGATCTGGTCAACCCAGCCACGGAGCTCGGTGACACGGGCGTAGACGGCGGGAGTGGAGGTGGAGCAACGGCTGCTTCCCCAGGACACGATACCGACCAGAGTCCAGACGTTGTCCTTCTGGCAGACCAGGGGACCGCCAGAGTCTCcctgaaaaaaagagcaaattaTTAGAAATAATGCAAAGAGCAAAGGGAAAAGAGAGACCAAAAAGTGGGCGGGGCCTCACCATGCAGGAGGTGGCTCCAGCTCCACCAGCGCAGATCATCACGTCGGAGATGTTGCTACCCCAGTGGGACTTGCACTGAGTGTTGGAGAGCAGGGGAAGAGCGGCCTGCTGCAGCTGGTTGGGAGTGCTGGGAGCTGTGGGAGGAGaacaaaacactcaaacacatcctccactttcagaataaaagtctGACTCAAAACCTTAAGAATTAAGAACACAATCAGAGAGGTTGTTCAGCCTCACCGTTGTAGCGCATCAGACCCCATCCGGAGGTGACGCAGGTCATGCCAGCGGGGAAGTTGTCAGAGGAGTCGGCGAGGCAGACGGGAGACACGTTGGATCCCAGGCGAGCGGGGCTGGACAGCTTGATCAGGCTGATGTCGTTGTTGATGGTTGATGGGTTCCAGCCGGGGTGGGTGAACACCTGAAGAGAGCAGAGGAAGGATGAGTGGTGGGGGAATAGTCAGGGGCGGATCCAGAGTTTTCTGACTAGGGTGGCACAGCTGGGGAAAtgacttgtgcaggggtggcctgaagtatGTAGCATTTATTTACCTTTCTGTCTCCAATAATCATATCTACTTTAACCACTAACATTTCAGAATCAAAGTGTTATCTTCCTGAATAGCTTAAGTAGTAGCTGAATTCTTTACCACCCCTGGATCAACTGCTAAAACAATATGTCCTGGAAGCTGATTTGCCGATTGGTTGATTGGCTGAGTGACAGATTGACTGATTGGCTGTTCTCACCTTGGCGGGCCTCAGTTTCTGAATAGCCTCATTAGAGCCGTATCCCTTGTTGTGCTCTCCAAGGACCACGTTGTGGTAGGTCCTGACAGGAACAGCAGAAAGCAGCGATTTAAAGGGCCAGTACACACATCTTCTATATGTTTGCAATTTGCTCTCGTCTCTTTTACTGCTTTAATTTTCTGATTCAAACACATCCCTGAGCTTGTACCTACAGACCATGACCATTAACAAACATACTATCTTTTCATCCGATTCAATCTAACATGAGTTGCAGCTAACTGGCATTTTAAGCATGTTATAAATATCTGTGAGGTGAAGGAACCATTAGGACTGAAGCTGACAGCCACAGGTGGAGTCGTGAGGTGATGAACTGACCTGACGTTGCAGTGAGCAGCGGTAACAACCCAGTTCTCGTTGATCAGAGATCCTCCACAGAAGTGGAAGCCGCTGGATTGCTGAGAGTAGAAACAAGCTGAAGTCAGtcacaggaagagaaaacagtAAGAGAGCAGTTTGTGTTGGTGGTGTTCAGCTGACTCACCTGCAGGGACACCTGCCAGGGCCAGGAGTGAGGCACGGCCTCCTCACCGTTGACGATGCGGGCGTAGCCAGACACCTGGGGAGGGATGGCGGGGGTGCCGCAGCCTGACAGGACGACAGAAGACAGAAGTTAAAGGGATATTCTGCCTGAGTGAAGGTCTTTGACTCAACGTGATGAAGCCGAACTTCCAGTTGTGGATTCTTTTGAAAGCTGACTCAGAAACAATGAACTTCACTCCTTAAATTTTGTCTGATAAAGATCTATGACTCgatgttttttatgtgtgaGTGTAAAGAGTTGTGGGAGTGTGTCTCACCGTAGGCGGCGCTGACGAAGGCGAGGCAGGAAACGATCCAGAGGAAGGCCATGGTGTCGATGACGATGATGATTTGTTGGAGGAGCAAGCCGCTCTTATATACCTGAACCTGTCCGGccatcaaccaatcagagcagccGCTGGTTTGTCCAGCTGCTTATCAGAGACGAGGTGACGCAAACTTCTCACGAGTTACACGCcctgacctccagctctctgattggctggaaaAATCAAACCAGTCAGCAAATGTTTTGATGCAAACTGTAAATCCAgctgaaaatgtcaaattgaTCACGTAGATTCTTCAGAGTGAATCTTCAATATTCTTATGAATACAATGTTGATGAAAGCACTTCCTGTACACCTGAAGAGGATATTAAAACATGTCAGAACTGTTGTGTAGCTGCAGTTTGATGTgaatacattcattcattcaaggTTGTGTGGtttcttcaacatttttaaGTTCTCAGAATGATGATTCATTTCATACAGTCGCTTATAAgagcagaaacaaagagaacagTTCAGATAACCTGAAAGATTTACTCCACATCTTTACtgtgtttcaaaatgaaactaTTGAATCAATAAATAAGTGTCCTCCAAAACAGCGCCTTCCTCTGATGTTACTTAAACTTAGGCGGTGAAAATGTTGAATGAATAGTTCTCAGACTTCAGGAGTTTGTTCAGTCGTATCCTTCTTGTTCTTCAGTGATGCACCGGACTGCGTCTTTGACCAGATTCTATTGTGTATCGACTCCTTATTCCACTTCATAAAGCCGCAGAGAACATCTTTTCAAACTTCTCCGAGGACaaactatttcatttttctttctttggagGCACCCGAGCCGGTAGAAAAAACATGTCCTCAATCATCGATGTATTAAATACTGTATGGCCTTCTTTCTGCTCTGCTTTATACACTCATAAACTAAAGCGACAAAGAAGTTAAAGGGCTGTGACATGAGTTTATGTGTTTCACTAaattacagctgctgatgtcTAACGCTGACTTTTggccacctgctgctgctgcaaacgctctttGCTCATTAAAACAATCGTGAAAAGACGCTGAGCCTTGGACTCTTAGACGggctcctcttcttctgcatGGGATGACTCACACTGTTTTTAACAAGTCTAACTTTTCActggacaaaaaaataaactaaatctTGTTTCATCACAAAATAGAAAAAGCATTTATTGTTGACATTTTGGACAGTTGTTCTCCGTAAAGTTATAAATTCAAAGAATTGAGACAAAGCAACAAAGACAAACTTTAATATGGGTAACATCTGGTCTACCTTTTGTGTGAAAGGGACGTACAGAAGACCTgtctagtgttgtagtcaaggccacactgaccgagaccaagacttacccgagaccagagcgctctgagacaagaccgagacttttagggatcgagaccgagtcaagaccaagacatttagggatctgtCCACCATCCTGTCTCTACAGTGGAGGCATAGAAAGCCCCCAAAAAAGATCTAtataaaacagctgaaatgtACTTCTTATTGTTGGGTGAAATTAAATGTATAGTTGTATTTCTAATTATGGCTGTCTTATacttaaaaagtattaaaagttaacagaaataaagcaaaacagaaaaagtcaTATCTTGGTACTTTTCCACTCTCACACTGAATGAGTAATTTATTTGCACCATGAATGAAACATATCTAAATATAGACGCAGAACATCCAGTCAGCAGCTGTGCGAGCatgagggtgttttttttgttaatgtgtgACAcactgataacacacacacacacacacacacacacacacacacacacacacacacacacacacacacacacacacacacacacacacacacacacacacactgtacagtcAGCAGAGTGTTTAATGAAACATGGCGACAGATATAACTCATGAGGAACTTCTACTGGATTCATTCAGTTTGGGCTAAAGAGGTCAATTTAACTGAAACATCATCAGACAGATGTTactgtcatacacacacacacacacacacacacacacacacacacacacacacacacacacacacacacacactcacacactcaaactgaaaacactgaatcaAGGACCTGCATGGTCGACTTTCAAACCATCAAAATCATGGAACATGAGAGAAAGTAAGCTCGACCTCAGAGGAATATATATGTTCCAAAAACCAGCAGTAAGGACCAACATGAAACTACACTGCATCACAACAGAGGGGGTTCATTTATGGAACAGCTGCAGTGCAGCTGATAAATAAGTTGATAAATAAGGAATGTCTTTGTCCATTTCAAATTTTTTCCATTTCCACAAAAATATTCCAGACAAGGTGGAAATAGTTTGAATATGACGTCCCGGGTTTATAGGGCGGAACAAGAATTTTGCGGAAAGAGTCCCAAAGTCCTCATAGGCGTCGACCATAGCGTCTACTGAAGACAAATTGGCACCACATTCAGAGGTTTagtacataaacacattttcaagaataCCGTATTTAACCGATATAATTAAAGAGTCAGTGTTTGTAATGTTGGTGAGGTCTCCCTCTCAGACTCCCCACCCCCATCCGTGCTAGAATCCCAGTAGGCCGTGGCAGCAGAAGCTGGGCTCTCGAGTAGACAGAGCTCCCACAACCTTCAgtgaggtgatctggcactactaccacccgacctccctgacgcccagcctccaccatcggactgtgtcgtcccaacaACCACctccgtcctcattcatgcacggcctgctccgacatCCACCTCTATTGCgaagcgccaattcataaatGTTCAATTCATAAGttttatctcgagacacttcacaaaagaaCATAttggataatatgcaggaaggattgctcctttgtattcctctcgttcctgttgtccacacttcctcgctgctgaggtggaggtcggagcaggccgtgcatgaatgaggacggcgatGGTTGTGGGGACGAAACAGTCTAAGTCTGTCTATTATCATAGCAGACTGTTAATTCTGTACATTTTCGTTCTTATAATCTGTAATGCTTACAGATGCATACAGATGTTGACATTTTgaccattttctttcttttctttgtaacCGACTCGGACCTCGGGATGTCTTATGTATCCCTTCTTCATGCAATGTTGTGAATAAGTCGACTTAATCAGATGTACTCTGTGTCATAGAGGAGCAAAACGTGTCCACCTGCTTTATATTGAATTAAAACACATCATGTTAAACACTAAAGCGTGAGATTAGTCTGACACACatcacacagaaaaacaaacattaatgaCGGTTTTAAGTTTTAATCGTGACGACGTCTGGGAAAGTTGGATTTATCAGCAGCTGAGGCGCTCCATGTTCCATGTGCAGCTGGTTAATGATTGGCCGGGGGGGGGTCAAGTGGaggagctctgtgattggccggTTGGTCTCAATTATAGGAAGGTTTTCTGGGGATTCAAGCTCATGTTTGTCCACTGGATTCAATCAGAGAAATCAAAAAACTGAGAAACCACTTCTTCTACTGACAGATTAGTTCAATTTAAAGACATGTTTAATGATTAGAATCCTACAATCCATGAATCTCTCAATGGTTCAGCTTTCAAGTAAAGTTCTGACCTGCTCACAAACTACAACCCGACCCAGCTCCTCAGCTCATCAGGAGGTCTTTTAGCCATAACCAGCATCAGATCAAAGTCTGGAGCGGGGGTCTTTAGTTACTCCTTCTCTCTGGAACTCAGTGTAAAGCACATGGAGCTTATGTTGTAGTACTCCAGAccggtctcaagaccacttttcaAAGGTGTCCTTCCGTTTTCTAGTTTAGAAAACAAAGGTTCTAGTTTTAGGATCGagagcatttttactcggtcttgtctcgatctcaGAGTGGGCAGACTCCTGAtcttaaatcaagaccggtcgaGACCACCACTGACTCTGATTAGAAGAAAAATGCCCCTTTTCCAAAAGAACaagaacatttcatttatactttgatttttatcccctgaTTATGTTCATCCTGGTGTTACCGTTAAGTAAGTGACATGCCCGCTGCACATCTGATTTTTCATTGCTATATGCttttgtctcagtctcgccctgccttggtcttaaCTTGGTCTGGATCAGACAGAACATGAAGCATAAAATCCACAACACTCAAACATGTACTGGGTTCTTTGAGAGTTTCTTTTAGGAAACCTTTCCAATCAGGAAAACGGTTCACTTTCAATAACTCTTTCAAACTTCTTTATTGTTGATTAGGGAAAAGAAGGATACATGAAATTGTGAATCTTAAGTAGTTTAAGGGTTAAATCCTGCAGAGAAACGTCACAGACTAACTACATTTAAAGCTCAACTTCTTTATAAAACAGTTTCTGAGGCAGAGTATGTGcatctatttgtgtttttaagacgAAAGAGTCCTAATGCGGACATTGAAAAACCCCAAATGACCAAAAACATGTCAATATTTGTTTAACTTGCTGCTAGCTGGTTTTCTCCCACTGGAaagaggaatttaaaaaaaaaactcataaaaCTTTCCAGCTGGTGCGTCTGAGTTTGGTTCCAGCCGCTCGTTTAAACATCCTCattagtttttttattcattacatTTTCTCCGTTTCAGGAAGTGTGGAAATGAAGAAGGGGAGGAATAAACGACACCGAGAGCTCATTAGTGTTGGAAAGAAGTGATGAGAGTTTCACTTCTCTGACGCGTTTCTTCGTCTTGTTTGAAGACAAATCGGATTAAAGGAGTCGACGTCTTTTTAACAGGATGAAAACGCCTAACAACAGAGCGGAAAGTTCACATTTAACAAGTCGCTTTATATCCGTTAGGGAGTTATCTGCATGAAGAAACTTTAATGCATCAATTATATAGACatctatgtgtttttatt
Protein-coding regions in this window:
- the LOC110001058 gene encoding transmembrane protease serine 9-like; its protein translation is MAGQVQVYKSGLLLQQIIIVIDTMAFLWIVSCLAFVSAAYGCGTPAIPPQVSGYARIVNGEEAVPHSWPWQVSLQQSSGFHFCGGSLINENWVVTAAHCNVRTYHNVVLGEHNKGYGSNEAIQKLRPAKVFTHPGWNPSTINNDISLIKLSSPARLGSNVSPVCLADSSDNFPAGMTCVTSGWGLMRYNAPSTPNQLQQAALPLLSNTQCKSHWGSNISDVMICAGGAGATSCMGDSGGPLVCQKDNVWTLVGIVSWGSSRCSTSTPAVYARVTELRGWVDQILAANSGQISGCSDWLRAGQVQVYRSGSLLQQIIIVIDTMAFLWIVSCLAFVSAAYGCGTPAIPPQVSGYARIVNGEEAVPHSWPWQVSLQQSSGFHFCGGSLINENWVVTAAHCNVRTYHNVVLGEHNKGYGSNEAIQKLKPAKVFTHPGWNPSTINNDISLIKLSSPARLGSNVSPVCLADSSDNFPAGMTCVTSGWGLMRYNAPSTPNQLQQAALPLLSNTQCKSHWGSNISDVMICAGGAGATSCMGDSGGPLVCQKDNVWTLVGIVSWGSSRCSTSTPAVYARVTELRGWVDQILAAN